In Deinococcus sp. HSC-46F16, the following are encoded in one genomic region:
- a CDS encoding alpha/beta fold hydrolase, with amino-acid sequence MPARRLSRSRPSEFRSGGVALRYTVTGEGDPILLVHGLSGSGRWWRRNVPALAASHRVYVLDLAAYGYGLPPHHRSPGVRGAAALIAALLDHLDLTRVTLIGHSMGGHISIHVAALRPGRVEHLVLACASGLLAGPRARMALHLPRAAVTGRVTFMPRVIADAARTGPLKLWHSAGDLLRDSVQDLLPGLTARTLVIWGARDALVPPTIGRRLAAAIPGARYAEIPRAGHVVMVDAPEQFNALVLDFLAEQERGEAPA; translated from the coding sequence GTGCCTGCCCGCCGCCTGTCCCGTTCCCGCCCGAGCGAGTTTCGCTCGGGCGGCGTGGCCCTGCGCTACACCGTGACCGGGGAGGGCGACCCCATCCTGCTGGTGCACGGCCTGAGCGGGTCGGGCCGCTGGTGGCGGCGCAATGTGCCCGCCCTCGCGGCCTCGCACCGCGTATATGTCCTCGACCTCGCGGCCTACGGCTACGGCCTGCCCCCCCACCACCGCTCGCCCGGCGTGCGGGGGGCGGCGGCATTGATTGCGGCCCTGCTCGATCACCTCGACCTGACCCGCGTCACCCTGATCGGGCATTCGATGGGCGGGCACATCTCCATCCACGTGGCGGCGCTGCGGCCGGGGCGGGTCGAGCACCTCGTCCTCGCCTGCGCGAGCGGCCTGCTCGCCGGACCCCGCGCCCGCATGGCCCTGCATCTGCCCCGCGCCGCCGTGACCGGGCGGGTGACCTTCATGCCCCGCGTGATCGCGGATGCGGCCCGCACCGGCCCCCTGAAGCTCTGGCACAGCGCCGGGGACCTGCTGCGTGACAGCGTGCAAGACCTGCTGCCGGGCCTCACCGCCCGCACCCTGGTGATCTGGGGAGCGCGGGACGCCCTGGTGCCCCCCACCATCGGCCGCCGCCTCGCCGCCGCCATCCCCGGCGCCCGCTACGCGGAGATTCCCCGCGCCGGACACGTCGTGATGGTGGACGCGCCCGAACAGTTCAATGCGCTGGTGCTCGACTTTCTGGCGGAGCAGGAGCGGGGAGAGGCCCCCGCTTGA
- a CDS encoding alpha/beta fold hydrolase: MSGHALYTTVRGLRTHAWVRGEGPPLVIVPGLGCASWMYVRVSRELARGRTVYVYDPPGHGHSAGRPGFPRVIEDLTDHLAAWLEATGLSGAPVFGHSLGGEVIFDLAARYPRATSALIACAPTGIPENPSVRVQLRRLVRDLPRERPGLFCPGIAAYLRSGPSLMYRLAQDQSEHDTGPLLPYVGVPTLLLNGTRDPVIQTWTVQAICRAIPHAVVRDVEGGTHALTDSFPRAVSRLTLEFLKATT; this comes from the coding sequence TTGAGCGGCCACGCCCTGTACACCACCGTGCGTGGCCTCCGGACCCATGCCTGGGTGCGCGGCGAGGGGCCGCCGCTGGTGATCGTGCCGGGGCTGGGCTGCGCCTCGTGGATGTACGTGCGCGTCTCGCGTGAACTCGCGCGGGGCCGCACCGTCTACGTCTACGACCCCCCCGGCCACGGCCACAGCGCCGGGCGCCCCGGCTTTCCGCGCGTGATTGAGGACCTCACCGACCACCTTGCCGCGTGGCTGGAGGCCACCGGCCTGAGCGGTGCCCCCGTGTTCGGCCACTCCCTCGGCGGGGAAGTGATCTTCGACCTCGCGGCCCGCTACCCCCGCGCGACCTCCGCGCTGATCGCCTGCGCCCCCACCGGCATTCCCGAGAACCCCAGCGTGCGCGTGCAGCTCCGGCGTCTGGTGCGCGACCTCCCGCGCGAGCGGCCCGGCCTCTTCTGCCCCGGCATCGCCGCCTACCTCCGCTCCGGCCCGTCCCTGATGTACCGCCTCGCGCAAGACCAGAGCGAGCACGACACCGGCCCGCTGCTCCCCTACGTCGGTGTGCCGACGCTCCTGCTCAACGGCACCCGCGACCCGGTGATCCAGACCTGGACGGTTCAGGCGATCTGCCGCGCCATCCCCCACGCCGTTGTGCGCGATGTGGAAGGCGGCACCCACGCACTGACCGACTCGTTTCCCCGAGCAGTGTCTCGGCTGACCCTGGAGTTCCTGAAGGCCACCACATAG
- a CDS encoding Gfo/Idh/MocA family protein, whose product MTVTVAILGCGNRGADVYARHLAAQGARVTHLVDPRPARLAEVAARHGLGPEVCFADWDAFFAPGRVADAVVIATPDDAHVEPCLRALALGYDVLLEKPICLDEADLDRLLAAEAASRGRVTVCHVLRATPFFQAVAAGLAQGRLGRLVGITHAENVAWWHYAHSYVRGNWAQSPPAAPFLLAKSSHDLDLLRAWAGSVPVQVSSEGGLHHFRPEEAPPGAADRCVRCPVTDCPYDARTIYPSCDPHAWPVTVLTAGGVSLADALEHGPYGRCVYSGANNQPDHQTVTVTFANGVVATLTVSAFTHNNTRTLRLLGTRGEVRGQMERGELDWHDFRTGVVTRQVVDTSGTHGGGDAGLVAAWLASLRGEAGVPTPLSESLDSHRIAFAAERAKGKGTVEGV is encoded by the coding sequence ATGACCGTCACCGTCGCCATCCTGGGCTGCGGCAACCGGGGCGCGGACGTGTATGCCCGGCACCTCGCCGCGCAGGGGGCGCGGGTGACCCATCTGGTCGATCCCCGCCCCGCCCGGCTCGCGGAGGTGGCCGCGCGGCATGGCCTGGGACCGGAGGTCTGTTTTGCTGACTGGGACGCCTTCTTCGCCCCCGGCCGGGTGGCCGACGCCGTGGTGATTGCCACCCCGGACGACGCCCATGTCGAGCCGTGCCTGCGGGCGCTCGCGCTGGGGTACGACGTGCTGCTCGAAAAGCCGATCTGCCTGGACGAGGCCGACCTGGACCGCCTCCTCGCGGCCGAGGCGGCCTCGCGGGGGCGGGTGACGGTGTGCCACGTGCTGCGGGCCACGCCCTTCTTTCAGGCGGTGGCGGCGGGGCTGGCCCAGGGGCGGCTGGGGCGGCTGGTCGGCATCACCCACGCGGAGAACGTGGCGTGGTGGCACTACGCCCACTCCTACGTGCGGGGCAACTGGGCGCAGTCTCCCCCGGCGGCGCCTTTCCTCCTCGCCAAGAGCAGCCACGACCTCGACCTGCTGCGGGCCTGGGCGGGCTCGGTCCCCGTGCAGGTGAGCAGCGAGGGCGGGCTGCACCACTTCCGGCCGGAGGAGGCACCTCCCGGCGCCGCCGACCGTTGTGTGCGCTGTCCGGTCACGGACTGTCCCTATGACGCGCGGACCATCTACCCGTCCTGCGATCCGCACGCCTGGCCGGTCACGGTGCTGACCGCGGGCGGCGTGTCTCTGGCCGACGCGCTGGAGCACGGGCCGTACGGCCGTTGCGTCTACAGCGGCGCGAACAACCAGCCCGACCACCAGACCGTCACCGTGACCTTTGCGAATGGTGTGGTCGCCACCCTGACGGTCAGTGCGTTCACCCACAACAACACCCGCACCCTGCGGCTGCTGGGCACGCGGGGCGAGGTGCGCGGCCAGATGGAACGCGGCGAACTCGACTGGCACGACTTCCGCACAGGCGTGGTCACGCGGCAGGTCGTGGACACCTCCGGCACCCACGGCGGCGGGGACGCAGGGCTGGTCGCGGCGTGGCTGGCCTCCTTGCGCGGCGAGGCGGGTGTGCCCACTCCCCTGTCCGAGTCGCTGGACTCGCACCGGATCGCCTTCGCGGCGGAGCGGGCAAAGGGCAAGGGAACAGTGGAGGGGGTGTAG
- a CDS encoding dipeptide epimerase, whose product MSVTWETRELHTARPFGIARWTHTSYPRTFITFARDGVQGRGEAAPNAFYGETRGTVEAVLPLLSGALTDPWDWEGLRARLTAVMPFHHPSVKCALEMAALEWCARVSGVPVWRLLGLSPSLLPESSYTVSLGELDAMRGEAREAVARGHGVLKVKLGTDRDEQIVEALREETPGVALRVDANAAWTRHRARRLLGVLEAAGVEFVEQPLAAGDLEGHAELRRFARVPLVADESLHHVSDVRALADAFDGVNLKLAKLGGPLQALDALRLARAHGMSVMMGCMIESSLGIAAAAHLAGRCDWADLDGALLLGDDPFTGLEWQAGRLARPEGLGWGVELR is encoded by the coding sequence ATGAGCGTGACCTGGGAAACGCGCGAGTTGCACACGGCGCGGCCCTTCGGGATCGCCCGCTGGACGCACACGAGTTACCCGCGCACCTTCATCACCTTCGCGCGGGACGGGGTGCAAGGCCGGGGCGAGGCCGCCCCGAACGCCTTTTACGGCGAGACGCGCGGCACGGTGGAGGCGGTGCTGCCGCTGCTGTCGGGGGCACTCACCGATCCCTGGGACTGGGAGGGCCTGCGGGCACGGCTGACGGCGGTGATGCCCTTTCACCATCCCAGCGTGAAGTGTGCCCTGGAGATGGCCGCGCTGGAGTGGTGCGCCCGCGTCTCCGGGGTGCCGGTGTGGCGGCTGCTGGGCCTGTCGCCCTCGCTGCTGCCGGAAAGCAGCTACACGGTCAGCCTGGGTGAACTGGACGCGATGCGGGGCGAGGCGCGGGAGGCGGTGGCCCGTGGGCACGGCGTGCTGAAGGTCAAGCTGGGCACCGACCGGGACGAGCAGATCGTGGAGGCGTTGCGCGAGGAAACGCCGGGCGTGGCCCTGCGGGTGGACGCGAACGCGGCGTGGACCCGGCACCGGGCGCGGCGGCTGCTGGGCGTGTTGGAGGCGGCCGGGGTAGAGTTCGTGGAACAGCCCCTCGCGGCGGGCGACCTGGAGGGGCACGCGGAGCTGCGCCGCTTCGCCCGCGTTCCCCTCGTCGCGGACGAGAGCCTGCACCACGTCTCGGACGTGCGGGCGCTGGCAGACGCTTTCGACGGGGTGAACCTCAAGCTCGCCAAGCTGGGCGGGCCGTTGCAGGCCCTTGACGCCCTGCGGCTGGCCCGCGCCCACGGGATGAGCGTGATGATGGGGTGCATGATCGAGAGTTCGCTGGGCATCGCGGCGGCGGCGCACCTCGCCGGGCGGTGCGACTGGGCCGACCTCGACGGGGCGCTGCTGCTGGGGGACGATCCCTTCACGGGCCTGGAATGGCAGGCTGGACGGCTGGCCCGGCCGGAGGGCCTGGGTTGGGGCGTGGAACTGCGATGA
- a CDS encoding NlpC/P60 family protein has product MTVSDALPDPRTHAYDPEGGWAQETLRGLLPDRDWTWVTARPARTGNARLSLKARPDALAPQVTEALPGEALEVLREEGGWARVRTLGDGYLGWARVEGVLSGGAPSGEGLTVGALRAHAYAGPKVSQPLVAELCLGARLTRGPGEVVVESGRRWVSVTLPDGTGAWVGEGVLSPTQAEDVADLALRLIDTPYVWGGRSAWGLDCSGLTGLAYGWAGRPLPRDADMQQAFLTPVDTPQRGDLAFFPGHVGLMLDGRRMVHANATHMRVTVETLGEGDYGARLADSLTGFGRWTR; this is encoded by the coding sequence GTGACGGTTTCCGACGCTCTGCCCGACCCCCGCACCCACGCCTACGACCCGGAAGGAGGCTGGGCGCAAGAGACGCTGCGCGGCCTCCTTCCGGATCGGGACTGGACCTGGGTGACCGCCCGGCCCGCCCGTACCGGGAACGCCCGCTTGAGCCTGAAAGCCCGCCCCGACGCCCTCGCCCCGCAGGTCACCGAGGCGCTGCCGGGCGAGGCGCTGGAGGTGCTGCGCGAGGAAGGCGGCTGGGCACGGGTGCGGACCCTGGGCGACGGCTACCTGGGCTGGGCACGGGTGGAGGGGGTTCTGTCCGGCGGCGCGCCCTCCGGCGAGGGGCTGACGGTGGGGGCGCTGCGAGCCCACGCCTACGCGGGGCCGAAGGTGAGCCAGCCCCTGGTGGCCGAGCTGTGCCTGGGAGCGCGGCTGACGCGGGGACCGGGCGAGGTCGTCGTCGAATCGGGGCGGCGCTGGGTGTCCGTGACTCTGCCGGACGGGACCGGGGCCTGGGTGGGCGAGGGGGTCCTCTCCCCCACCCAGGCGGAGGACGTGGCCGACCTCGCCCTGCGGCTGATCGACACCCCCTATGTCTGGGGCGGGCGCAGCGCGTGGGGGTTGGACTGCTCCGGACTGACCGGGCTGGCCTACGGGTGGGCGGGCCGCCCGCTTCCCCGCGACGCGGACATGCAGCAGGCCTTCCTGACCCCGGTGGACACCCCGCAGCGCGGGGACCTCGCCTTTTTCCCCGGCCACGTCGGCCTGATGCTGGACGGGCGGCGGATGGTCCACGCCAACGCAACCCACATGCGGGTGACGGTCGAGACGCTGGGCGAGGGCGACTACGGGGCGCGGCTGGCCGACTCTCTGACGGGTTTCGGGCGGTGGACACGATGA
- a CDS encoding membrane dipeptidase: MSKISFLIDGHLDLAFNAALGRDLTLGLEALREADPVKEETATVTFGELRAAGTRVCFGTLFALPRTAGSPHGYTDHAGARAQALAQLDHYRRWEDAGHLRVLRTGAEVAAHLADPAAPLGVVLLMEGADPVRDADDLGFWAQAGVRVVGPAWGRTRYAGGTDAPGGLTEAGRELVTAMRGLGVTLDASHLDDAAFWEALELGGRVVATHANSRALVPGNRHLTDEMARAIAGQGGVIGLVLLSTFLRAGWAPGQPRAGLEAVAAHARHYAGLVGWDHVGLGTDLDGGFGREKTPAGVDRYRDVPRVLEALPPQHRAAVAGGNWARWLTRYL; this comes from the coding sequence TGGGATTGGAGGCGCTGCGGGAGGCAGACCCGGTGAAGGAGGAGACGGCGACCGTCACTTTCGGCGAACTGCGGGCGGCGGGCACGCGGGTGTGTTTCGGAACGCTGTTCGCGCTGCCCCGCACGGCAGGGAGTCCGCACGGCTATACCGACCACGCGGGGGCACGGGCGCAGGCGCTCGCACAACTGGACCACTACCGCCGCTGGGAGGACGCGGGGCACCTGCGCGTGCTGCGGACCGGAGCGGAGGTGGCGGCCCACCTCGCGGACCCGGCCGCTCCCCTGGGGGTCGTGCTGCTGATGGAGGGGGCGGACCCGGTGCGGGACGCGGATGACCTCGGCTTCTGGGCACAGGCGGGCGTGCGGGTGGTCGGCCCGGCGTGGGGCCGGACCCGCTACGCCGGAGGCACGGACGCGCCGGGGGGCCTGACGGAGGCGGGGCGCGAGCTGGTGACGGCGATGCGGGGCCTCGGCGTGACGCTGGACGCCTCGCACCTCGACGACGCGGCCTTCTGGGAGGCGCTGGAGCTGGGCGGGCGGGTGGTGGCGACCCATGCCAACAGCCGCGCCCTGGTGCCGGGCAACCGCCACCTCACCGACGAGATGGCGCGGGCGATCGCCGGGCAAGGCGGGGTGATCGGGCTCGTGCTGCTCTCGACCTTTCTGCGGGCCGGGTGGGCGCCGGGGCAGCCCCGCGCAGGGCTGGAGGCGGTGGCGGCCCACGCCCGGCACTACGCGGGGCTGGTGGGCTGGGACCACGTCGGGCTGGGCACCGACCTCGACGGCGGCTTCGGGAGGGAGAAGACCCCGGCGGGGGTGGACCGGTACCGGGACGTGCCGCGCGTGCTGGAGGCGCTGCCGCCCCAGCACCGGGCGGCCGTCGCGGGCGGAAACTGGGCGCGGTGGCTCACGCGCTACCTTTGA